The Phyllopteryx taeniolatus isolate TA_2022b chromosome 7, UOR_Ptae_1.2, whole genome shotgun sequence genome has a segment encoding these proteins:
- the rfx2 gene encoding DNA-binding protein RFX2 isoform X10, with translation MQSSEGGSDTSPSVAALRTSSSAQAPVVQPVPASQQRALVQATGSVQKGGQVQQLSVSRAQQVSPQLEMAIENLQKSEGIASHKSSLLNSHLQWLLDNYETAEGVSLPRCSLYNHYLRHCQEQKLDPVNAASFGKLIRSVFMGLRTRRLGTRGNSKYHYYGIRVKPDSPLNRLQEDTQYMAMRQQPVHQKQRFKPLQKVDGMPDNLCVNSHCNNTPEQSVAAQSQHHQQYIDTAHSLPEFPAPNVGTQPPPERISMNDIKKLQTLYRDHCEATLDVVMNLQFHYIEKLWQTFWCSTAPSSDGSTTIPNSDDELEGVLPREKLVNLCKYEPVRLWMRSCDHILYQALVEILIPDVLRPVPSTLTQAIRNFAKSLEGWLTNAMTSFPQEIIRTKVAVVSAFAQTLRRYTSLNHLAQAARAVLQNTSQINQMLSDLNRVDFANVQEQASWVCQCDESVVQRLEQDFKVTLQQQSSLDQWATWLDNVVSLVLKPHQGSPSFPKAARQFLLKWSFYSSMVIRDLTLRSAASFGSFHLIRLLYDEYMFYLVEHRVAQATGETPIAVMGEFSDLSSMMPSLMEKDVSFSDEMSDLGSDADVSRSEPAVKRERIEMSHPLQEM, from the exons ATGCAGAGCTCTGAGGGCGGTTCCGACACTTCGCCCAGCGTGGCAGCGTTGCGGACGTCATCATCAGCCCAGGCGCCTGTGGTACAACCTGTCCCAGCCTCCCAACAG AGAGCGCTGGTACAAGCCACAGGCTCAGTTCAGAAGGGAGGACAAGTACAGCAGCTTTCAGTATCCAGGGCTCAACAGGTTTCTCCGCAG CTTGAAATGGCGATTGAAAACCTCCAAAAGTCTGAAGGAATTGCAAGTCACAAAAGCAGCCTGCTCAACAGCCAT CTTCAGTGGCTGCTGGACAACTACGAAACCGCTGAGGGTGTGAGCCTGCCCCGGTGCTCCCTCTATAACCATTACTTGAGGCATTGCCAAGAACAGAAACTGGATCCGGTCAACGCAGCCTCCTTTGGCAAGCTCATTCGCTCCGTCTTCATGGGTCTCAGGACCCGGCGTCTTGGAACCAG AGGCAACTCAAAGTATCATTATTATGGCATCCGGGTGAAGCCAGACTCTCCACTAAACCGGCTGCAAGAGGACACCCAGTACATGGCTATGAGGCAGCAGCCTGTCCATCAGAAACAAAG GTTCAAACCTCTGCAGAAGGTGGATGGAATGCCTGACAACCTGTGTGTGAACTCTCACTGTAACAACACTCCGGAACAATCTGTTGCAGCTCAGAGCCAACACCACCAACAGTACATCG ACACAGCCCACAGCTTGCCGGAGTTTCCCGCTCCCAACGTGGGCACTCAGCCTCCACCGGAGCGCATCAGTATGAACGACATCAAGAAGCTGCAGACCCTCTACAGAGACCACTGCGAG GCCACTCTGGATGTGGTGATGAACCTCCAGTTCCACTACATTGAGAAACTCTGGCAGACCTTTTGGTGCTCAACAGCACCATCAAGTGACGGGAGCACCACCATCCCCAACAG TGATGACGAACTGGAGGGTGTGCTGCCTAGAGAGAAGCTGGTAAATCTGTGTAAATATGAACCAGTTCGACTATGGATGAGAAGCTGTGATCACATCCTCTACCAGGCCTTGGTGGAGATCCTGATCCCGGATGTGCTACGTCCTGTTCCCA GCACTCTCACTCAGGCCATCAGGAACTTTGCTAAGAGTCTGGAGGGATGGCTGACTAACGCCATGACCAGCTTTCCTCAAGAAATCATCCGCACTAAG gttgCGGTGGTCAGTGCCTTTGCGCAGACGCTGAGACGTTACACCAGCCTGAACCACCTGGCCCAGGCAGCGCGCGCCGTCCTCCAGAACACCTCACAGATCAACCAGATGCTGTCCGACCTCAACCGGGTCGACTTTGCTAACGTGCAG GAGCAGGCGTCGTGGGTGTGTCAGTGCGACGAGAGCGTGGTTCAGCGTCTGGAGCAGGACTTTAAAGTCACCCTGCAGCAGCAGAGTTCTCTGGACCAGTGGGCCACTTGGCTGGACAATGTGGTCTCTCTGGTTCTCAAGCCCCACCAGGGCAGCCCAAGCTTCCCCAAGGCAGCGCGGCAGTTTCTGCTTAAATGGTCCTTCTACAG CTCCATGGTGATTAGAGACCTGACTCTGCGCAGCGCTGCCAGTTTTGGTTCCTTCCACCTGATCCGCCTGCTGTACGACGAGTACATGTTCTACCTGGTGGAGCACCGCGTGGCTCAGGCAACTGGAGAGACGCCAATCGCTGTCATGGGGGAG TTCAGTGACCTGAGTTCCATGATGCCTTCACTCAtggaaaaag ACGTGTCCTTCTCCGACGAGATGAGCGACCTGGGCAGCGACGCCGACGTGTCCCGGAGCGAGCCGGCCGTCAAGCGGGAGCGCATCGAAATGAGCCACCCTCTGCAGGAGATGTGA
- the rfx2 gene encoding DNA-binding protein RFX2 isoform X7, whose translation MQSSEGGSDTSPSVAALRTSSSAQAPVVQPVPASQQRALVQATGSVQKGGQVQQLSVSRAQQVSPQVQQSQHVYPSQVHYVGEGGEAVYTNGTIGGVPPHSMVGIAMDVSSSHIISSGSTYLIHGGNMEGNRNHISHSSRSSSAMLEMAIENLQKSEGIASHKSSLLNSHLQWLLDNYETAEGVSLPRCSLYNHYLRHCQEQKLDPVNAASFGKLIRSVFMGLRTRRLGTRGNSKYHYYGIRVKPDSPLNRLQEDTQYMAMRQQPVHQKQRFKPLQKVDGMPDNLCVNSHCNNTPEQSVAAQSQHHQQYIDTAHSLPEFPAPNVGTQPPPERISMNDIKKLQTLYRDHCEATLDVVMNLQFHYIEKLWQTFWCSTAPSSDGSTTIPNSDDELEGVLPREKLVNLCKYEPVRLWMRSCDHILYQALVEILIPDVLRPVPSTLTQAIRNFAKSLEGWLTNAMTSFPQEIIRTKVAVVSAFAQTLRRYTSLNHLAQAARAVLQNTSQINQMLSDLNRVDFANVQEQASWVCQCDESVVQRLEQDFKVTLQQQSSLDQWATWLDNVVSLVLKPHQGSPSFPKAARQFLLKWSFYSSMVIRDLTLRSAASFGSFHLIRLLYDEYMFYLVEHRVAQATGETPIAVMGEFSDLSSMMPSLMEKDVSFSDEMSDLGSDADVSRSEPAVKRERIEMSHPLQEM comes from the exons ATGCAGAGCTCTGAGGGCGGTTCCGACACTTCGCCCAGCGTGGCAGCGTTGCGGACGTCATCATCAGCCCAGGCGCCTGTGGTACAACCTGTCCCAGCCTCCCAACAG AGAGCGCTGGTACAAGCCACAGGCTCAGTTCAGAAGGGAGGACAAGTACAGCAGCTTTCAGTATCCAGGGCTCAACAGGTTTCTCCGCAG GTCCAGCAGTCACAACATGTCTATCCATCCCAGGTACACTATGTAGGGGAAGGTGGAGAGGCTGTTTACACTAATGGAACAAT TGGTGGGGTGCCGCCTCATAGCATGGTGGGCATTGCCATGGATGTAAGCAGCAGCCATATCATCTCCAGCGGCAGCACCTATTTGATCCATGGAGGAAACATGGAAGGAAACCGCAACCATATATCACACTCCTCTCGCTCCTCTTCAGCCATG CTTGAAATGGCGATTGAAAACCTCCAAAAGTCTGAAGGAATTGCAAGTCACAAAAGCAGCCTGCTCAACAGCCAT CTTCAGTGGCTGCTGGACAACTACGAAACCGCTGAGGGTGTGAGCCTGCCCCGGTGCTCCCTCTATAACCATTACTTGAGGCATTGCCAAGAACAGAAACTGGATCCGGTCAACGCAGCCTCCTTTGGCAAGCTCATTCGCTCCGTCTTCATGGGTCTCAGGACCCGGCGTCTTGGAACCAG AGGCAACTCAAAGTATCATTATTATGGCATCCGGGTGAAGCCAGACTCTCCACTAAACCGGCTGCAAGAGGACACCCAGTACATGGCTATGAGGCAGCAGCCTGTCCATCAGAAACAAAG GTTCAAACCTCTGCAGAAGGTGGATGGAATGCCTGACAACCTGTGTGTGAACTCTCACTGTAACAACACTCCGGAACAATCTGTTGCAGCTCAGAGCCAACACCACCAACAGTACATCG ACACAGCCCACAGCTTGCCGGAGTTTCCCGCTCCCAACGTGGGCACTCAGCCTCCACCGGAGCGCATCAGTATGAACGACATCAAGAAGCTGCAGACCCTCTACAGAGACCACTGCGAG GCCACTCTGGATGTGGTGATGAACCTCCAGTTCCACTACATTGAGAAACTCTGGCAGACCTTTTGGTGCTCAACAGCACCATCAAGTGACGGGAGCACCACCATCCCCAACAG TGATGACGAACTGGAGGGTGTGCTGCCTAGAGAGAAGCTGGTAAATCTGTGTAAATATGAACCAGTTCGACTATGGATGAGAAGCTGTGATCACATCCTCTACCAGGCCTTGGTGGAGATCCTGATCCCGGATGTGCTACGTCCTGTTCCCA GCACTCTCACTCAGGCCATCAGGAACTTTGCTAAGAGTCTGGAGGGATGGCTGACTAACGCCATGACCAGCTTTCCTCAAGAAATCATCCGCACTAAG gttgCGGTGGTCAGTGCCTTTGCGCAGACGCTGAGACGTTACACCAGCCTGAACCACCTGGCCCAGGCAGCGCGCGCCGTCCTCCAGAACACCTCACAGATCAACCAGATGCTGTCCGACCTCAACCGGGTCGACTTTGCTAACGTGCAG GAGCAGGCGTCGTGGGTGTGTCAGTGCGACGAGAGCGTGGTTCAGCGTCTGGAGCAGGACTTTAAAGTCACCCTGCAGCAGCAGAGTTCTCTGGACCAGTGGGCCACTTGGCTGGACAATGTGGTCTCTCTGGTTCTCAAGCCCCACCAGGGCAGCCCAAGCTTCCCCAAGGCAGCGCGGCAGTTTCTGCTTAAATGGTCCTTCTACAG CTCCATGGTGATTAGAGACCTGACTCTGCGCAGCGCTGCCAGTTTTGGTTCCTTCCACCTGATCCGCCTGCTGTACGACGAGTACATGTTCTACCTGGTGGAGCACCGCGTGGCTCAGGCAACTGGAGAGACGCCAATCGCTGTCATGGGGGAG TTCAGTGACCTGAGTTCCATGATGCCTTCACTCAtggaaaaag ACGTGTCCTTCTCCGACGAGATGAGCGACCTGGGCAGCGACGCCGACGTGTCCCGGAGCGAGCCGGCCGTCAAGCGGGAGCGCATCGAAATGAGCCACCCTCTGCAGGAGATGTGA
- the rfx2 gene encoding DNA-binding protein RFX2 isoform X4, with protein sequence MQSSEGGSDTSPSVAALRTSSSAQAPVVQPVPASQQRALVQATGSVQKGGQVQQLSVSRAQQVSPQVQQSQHVYPSQVHYVGEGGEAVYTNGTIRTAYYNPEAQLYGQSSGGSYFDSQAGGAHVATVVSSASGGVPPHSMVGIAMDVSSSHIISSGSTYLIHGGNMEGNRNHISHSSRSSSAMLQWLLDNYETAEGVSLPRCSLYNHYLRHCQEQKLDPVNAASFGKLIRSVFMGLRTRRLGTRGNSKYHYYGIRVKPDSPLNRLQEDTQYMAMRQQPVHQKQRFKPLQKVDGMPDNLCVNSHCNNTPEQSVAAQSQHHQQYIDTAHSLPEFPAPNVGTQPPPERISMNDIKKLQTLYRDHCEATLDVVMNLQFHYIEKLWQTFWCSTAPSSDGSTTIPNSDDELEGVLPREKLVNLCKYEPVRLWMRSCDHILYQALVEILIPDVLRPVPSTLTQAIRNFAKSLEGWLTNAMTSFPQEIIRTKVAVVSAFAQTLRRYTSLNHLAQAARAVLQNTSQINQMLSDLNRVDFANVQEQASWVCQCDESVVQRLEQDFKVTLQQQSSLDQWATWLDNVVSLVLKPHQGSPSFPKAARQFLLKWSFYSSMVIRDLTLRSAASFGSFHLIRLLYDEYMFYLVEHRVAQATGETPIAVMGEFSDLSSMMPSLMEKDVSFSDEMSDLGSDADVSRSEPAVKRERIEMSHPLQEM encoded by the exons ATGCAGAGCTCTGAGGGCGGTTCCGACACTTCGCCCAGCGTGGCAGCGTTGCGGACGTCATCATCAGCCCAGGCGCCTGTGGTACAACCTGTCCCAGCCTCCCAACAG AGAGCGCTGGTACAAGCCACAGGCTCAGTTCAGAAGGGAGGACAAGTACAGCAGCTTTCAGTATCCAGGGCTCAACAGGTTTCTCCGCAG GTCCAGCAGTCACAACATGTCTATCCATCCCAGGTACACTATGTAGGGGAAGGTGGAGAGGCTGTTTACACTAATGGAACAAT TCGCACGGCCTACTACAACCCAGAGGCTCAGTTGTACGGTCAGAGCAGCGGGGGGTCGTACTTTGACTCGCAGGCCGGTGGAGCTCACGTCGCCACCGTTGTCTCCTCTGCCAGTGGTGGGGTGCCGCCTCATAGCATGGTGGGCATTGCCATGGATGTAAGCAGCAGCCATATCATCTCCAGCGGCAGCACCTATTTGATCCATGGAGGAAACATGGAAGGAAACCGCAACCATATATCACACTCCTCTCGCTCCTCTTCAGCCATG CTTCAGTGGCTGCTGGACAACTACGAAACCGCTGAGGGTGTGAGCCTGCCCCGGTGCTCCCTCTATAACCATTACTTGAGGCATTGCCAAGAACAGAAACTGGATCCGGTCAACGCAGCCTCCTTTGGCAAGCTCATTCGCTCCGTCTTCATGGGTCTCAGGACCCGGCGTCTTGGAACCAG AGGCAACTCAAAGTATCATTATTATGGCATCCGGGTGAAGCCAGACTCTCCACTAAACCGGCTGCAAGAGGACACCCAGTACATGGCTATGAGGCAGCAGCCTGTCCATCAGAAACAAAG GTTCAAACCTCTGCAGAAGGTGGATGGAATGCCTGACAACCTGTGTGTGAACTCTCACTGTAACAACACTCCGGAACAATCTGTTGCAGCTCAGAGCCAACACCACCAACAGTACATCG ACACAGCCCACAGCTTGCCGGAGTTTCCCGCTCCCAACGTGGGCACTCAGCCTCCACCGGAGCGCATCAGTATGAACGACATCAAGAAGCTGCAGACCCTCTACAGAGACCACTGCGAG GCCACTCTGGATGTGGTGATGAACCTCCAGTTCCACTACATTGAGAAACTCTGGCAGACCTTTTGGTGCTCAACAGCACCATCAAGTGACGGGAGCACCACCATCCCCAACAG TGATGACGAACTGGAGGGTGTGCTGCCTAGAGAGAAGCTGGTAAATCTGTGTAAATATGAACCAGTTCGACTATGGATGAGAAGCTGTGATCACATCCTCTACCAGGCCTTGGTGGAGATCCTGATCCCGGATGTGCTACGTCCTGTTCCCA GCACTCTCACTCAGGCCATCAGGAACTTTGCTAAGAGTCTGGAGGGATGGCTGACTAACGCCATGACCAGCTTTCCTCAAGAAATCATCCGCACTAAG gttgCGGTGGTCAGTGCCTTTGCGCAGACGCTGAGACGTTACACCAGCCTGAACCACCTGGCCCAGGCAGCGCGCGCCGTCCTCCAGAACACCTCACAGATCAACCAGATGCTGTCCGACCTCAACCGGGTCGACTTTGCTAACGTGCAG GAGCAGGCGTCGTGGGTGTGTCAGTGCGACGAGAGCGTGGTTCAGCGTCTGGAGCAGGACTTTAAAGTCACCCTGCAGCAGCAGAGTTCTCTGGACCAGTGGGCCACTTGGCTGGACAATGTGGTCTCTCTGGTTCTCAAGCCCCACCAGGGCAGCCCAAGCTTCCCCAAGGCAGCGCGGCAGTTTCTGCTTAAATGGTCCTTCTACAG CTCCATGGTGATTAGAGACCTGACTCTGCGCAGCGCTGCCAGTTTTGGTTCCTTCCACCTGATCCGCCTGCTGTACGACGAGTACATGTTCTACCTGGTGGAGCACCGCGTGGCTCAGGCAACTGGAGAGACGCCAATCGCTGTCATGGGGGAG TTCAGTGACCTGAGTTCCATGATGCCTTCACTCAtggaaaaag ACGTGTCCTTCTCCGACGAGATGAGCGACCTGGGCAGCGACGCCGACGTGTCCCGGAGCGAGCCGGCCGTCAAGCGGGAGCGCATCGAAATGAGCCACCCTCTGCAGGAGATGTGA
- the rfx2 gene encoding DNA-binding protein RFX2 isoform X8: MQSSEGGSDTSPSVAALRTSSSAQAPVVQPVPASQQVQQSQHVYPSQVHYVGEGGEAVYTNGTIGGVPPHSMVGIAMDVSSSHIISSGSTYLIHGGNMEGNRNHISHSSRSSSAMLEMAIENLQKSEGIASHKSSLLNSHLQWLLDNYETAEGVSLPRCSLYNHYLRHCQEQKLDPVNAASFGKLIRSVFMGLRTRRLGTRGNSKYHYYGIRVKPDSPLNRLQEDTQYMAMRQQPVHQKQRFKPLQKVDGMPDNLCVNSHCNNTPEQSVAAQSQHHQQYIDTAHSLPEFPAPNVGTQPPPERISMNDIKKLQTLYRDHCEATLDVVMNLQFHYIEKLWQTFWCSTAPSSDGSTTIPNSDDELEGVLPREKLVNLCKYEPVRLWMRSCDHILYQALVEILIPDVLRPVPSTLTQAIRNFAKSLEGWLTNAMTSFPQEIIRTKVAVVSAFAQTLRRYTSLNHLAQAARAVLQNTSQINQMLSDLNRVDFANVQEQASWVCQCDESVVQRLEQDFKVTLQQQSSLDQWATWLDNVVSLVLKPHQGSPSFPKAARQFLLKWSFYSSMVIRDLTLRSAASFGSFHLIRLLYDEYMFYLVEHRVAQATGETPIAVMGEFSDLSSMMPSLMEKDVSFSDEMSDLGSDADVSRSEPAVKRERIEMSHPLQEM, encoded by the exons ATGCAGAGCTCTGAGGGCGGTTCCGACACTTCGCCCAGCGTGGCAGCGTTGCGGACGTCATCATCAGCCCAGGCGCCTGTGGTACAACCTGTCCCAGCCTCCCAACAG GTCCAGCAGTCACAACATGTCTATCCATCCCAGGTACACTATGTAGGGGAAGGTGGAGAGGCTGTTTACACTAATGGAACAAT TGGTGGGGTGCCGCCTCATAGCATGGTGGGCATTGCCATGGATGTAAGCAGCAGCCATATCATCTCCAGCGGCAGCACCTATTTGATCCATGGAGGAAACATGGAAGGAAACCGCAACCATATATCACACTCCTCTCGCTCCTCTTCAGCCATG CTTGAAATGGCGATTGAAAACCTCCAAAAGTCTGAAGGAATTGCAAGTCACAAAAGCAGCCTGCTCAACAGCCAT CTTCAGTGGCTGCTGGACAACTACGAAACCGCTGAGGGTGTGAGCCTGCCCCGGTGCTCCCTCTATAACCATTACTTGAGGCATTGCCAAGAACAGAAACTGGATCCGGTCAACGCAGCCTCCTTTGGCAAGCTCATTCGCTCCGTCTTCATGGGTCTCAGGACCCGGCGTCTTGGAACCAG AGGCAACTCAAAGTATCATTATTATGGCATCCGGGTGAAGCCAGACTCTCCACTAAACCGGCTGCAAGAGGACACCCAGTACATGGCTATGAGGCAGCAGCCTGTCCATCAGAAACAAAG GTTCAAACCTCTGCAGAAGGTGGATGGAATGCCTGACAACCTGTGTGTGAACTCTCACTGTAACAACACTCCGGAACAATCTGTTGCAGCTCAGAGCCAACACCACCAACAGTACATCG ACACAGCCCACAGCTTGCCGGAGTTTCCCGCTCCCAACGTGGGCACTCAGCCTCCACCGGAGCGCATCAGTATGAACGACATCAAGAAGCTGCAGACCCTCTACAGAGACCACTGCGAG GCCACTCTGGATGTGGTGATGAACCTCCAGTTCCACTACATTGAGAAACTCTGGCAGACCTTTTGGTGCTCAACAGCACCATCAAGTGACGGGAGCACCACCATCCCCAACAG TGATGACGAACTGGAGGGTGTGCTGCCTAGAGAGAAGCTGGTAAATCTGTGTAAATATGAACCAGTTCGACTATGGATGAGAAGCTGTGATCACATCCTCTACCAGGCCTTGGTGGAGATCCTGATCCCGGATGTGCTACGTCCTGTTCCCA GCACTCTCACTCAGGCCATCAGGAACTTTGCTAAGAGTCTGGAGGGATGGCTGACTAACGCCATGACCAGCTTTCCTCAAGAAATCATCCGCACTAAG gttgCGGTGGTCAGTGCCTTTGCGCAGACGCTGAGACGTTACACCAGCCTGAACCACCTGGCCCAGGCAGCGCGCGCCGTCCTCCAGAACACCTCACAGATCAACCAGATGCTGTCCGACCTCAACCGGGTCGACTTTGCTAACGTGCAG GAGCAGGCGTCGTGGGTGTGTCAGTGCGACGAGAGCGTGGTTCAGCGTCTGGAGCAGGACTTTAAAGTCACCCTGCAGCAGCAGAGTTCTCTGGACCAGTGGGCCACTTGGCTGGACAATGTGGTCTCTCTGGTTCTCAAGCCCCACCAGGGCAGCCCAAGCTTCCCCAAGGCAGCGCGGCAGTTTCTGCTTAAATGGTCCTTCTACAG CTCCATGGTGATTAGAGACCTGACTCTGCGCAGCGCTGCCAGTTTTGGTTCCTTCCACCTGATCCGCCTGCTGTACGACGAGTACATGTTCTACCTGGTGGAGCACCGCGTGGCTCAGGCAACTGGAGAGACGCCAATCGCTGTCATGGGGGAG TTCAGTGACCTGAGTTCCATGATGCCTTCACTCAtggaaaaag ACGTGTCCTTCTCCGACGAGATGAGCGACCTGGGCAGCGACGCCGACGTGTCCCGGAGCGAGCCGGCCGTCAAGCGGGAGCGCATCGAAATGAGCCACCCTCTGCAGGAGATGTGA
- the rfx2 gene encoding DNA-binding protein RFX2 isoform X6, translating to MQSSEGGSDTSPSVAALRTSSSAQAPVVQPVPASQQRALVQATGSVQKGGQVQQLSVSRAQQVSPQVHSTVQQSQHVYPSQVHYVGEGGEAVYTNGTIGGVPPHSMVGIAMDVSSSHIISSGSTYLIHGGNMEGNRNHISHSSRSSSAMLEMAIENLQKSEGIASHKSSLLNSHLQWLLDNYETAEGVSLPRCSLYNHYLRHCQEQKLDPVNAASFGKLIRSVFMGLRTRRLGTRGNSKYHYYGIRVKPDSPLNRLQEDTQYMAMRQQPVHQKQRFKPLQKVDGMPDNLCVNSHCNNTPEQSVAAQSQHHQQYIDTAHSLPEFPAPNVGTQPPPERISMNDIKKLQTLYRDHCEATLDVVMNLQFHYIEKLWQTFWCSTAPSSDGSTTIPNSDDELEGVLPREKLVNLCKYEPVRLWMRSCDHILYQALVEILIPDVLRPVPSTLTQAIRNFAKSLEGWLTNAMTSFPQEIIRTKVAVVSAFAQTLRRYTSLNHLAQAARAVLQNTSQINQMLSDLNRVDFANVQEQASWVCQCDESVVQRLEQDFKVTLQQQSSLDQWATWLDNVVSLVLKPHQGSPSFPKAARQFLLKWSFYSSMVIRDLTLRSAASFGSFHLIRLLYDEYMFYLVEHRVAQATGETPIAVMGEFSDLSSMMPSLMEKDVSFSDEMSDLGSDADVSRSEPAVKRERIEMSHPLQEM from the exons ATGCAGAGCTCTGAGGGCGGTTCCGACACTTCGCCCAGCGTGGCAGCGTTGCGGACGTCATCATCAGCCCAGGCGCCTGTGGTACAACCTGTCCCAGCCTCCCAACAG AGAGCGCTGGTACAAGCCACAGGCTCAGTTCAGAAGGGAGGACAAGTACAGCAGCTTTCAGTATCCAGGGCTCAACAGGTTTCTCCGCAGGTACACAGTACT GTCCAGCAGTCACAACATGTCTATCCATCCCAGGTACACTATGTAGGGGAAGGTGGAGAGGCTGTTTACACTAATGGAACAAT TGGTGGGGTGCCGCCTCATAGCATGGTGGGCATTGCCATGGATGTAAGCAGCAGCCATATCATCTCCAGCGGCAGCACCTATTTGATCCATGGAGGAAACATGGAAGGAAACCGCAACCATATATCACACTCCTCTCGCTCCTCTTCAGCCATG CTTGAAATGGCGATTGAAAACCTCCAAAAGTCTGAAGGAATTGCAAGTCACAAAAGCAGCCTGCTCAACAGCCAT CTTCAGTGGCTGCTGGACAACTACGAAACCGCTGAGGGTGTGAGCCTGCCCCGGTGCTCCCTCTATAACCATTACTTGAGGCATTGCCAAGAACAGAAACTGGATCCGGTCAACGCAGCCTCCTTTGGCAAGCTCATTCGCTCCGTCTTCATGGGTCTCAGGACCCGGCGTCTTGGAACCAG AGGCAACTCAAAGTATCATTATTATGGCATCCGGGTGAAGCCAGACTCTCCACTAAACCGGCTGCAAGAGGACACCCAGTACATGGCTATGAGGCAGCAGCCTGTCCATCAGAAACAAAG GTTCAAACCTCTGCAGAAGGTGGATGGAATGCCTGACAACCTGTGTGTGAACTCTCACTGTAACAACACTCCGGAACAATCTGTTGCAGCTCAGAGCCAACACCACCAACAGTACATCG ACACAGCCCACAGCTTGCCGGAGTTTCCCGCTCCCAACGTGGGCACTCAGCCTCCACCGGAGCGCATCAGTATGAACGACATCAAGAAGCTGCAGACCCTCTACAGAGACCACTGCGAG GCCACTCTGGATGTGGTGATGAACCTCCAGTTCCACTACATTGAGAAACTCTGGCAGACCTTTTGGTGCTCAACAGCACCATCAAGTGACGGGAGCACCACCATCCCCAACAG TGATGACGAACTGGAGGGTGTGCTGCCTAGAGAGAAGCTGGTAAATCTGTGTAAATATGAACCAGTTCGACTATGGATGAGAAGCTGTGATCACATCCTCTACCAGGCCTTGGTGGAGATCCTGATCCCGGATGTGCTACGTCCTGTTCCCA GCACTCTCACTCAGGCCATCAGGAACTTTGCTAAGAGTCTGGAGGGATGGCTGACTAACGCCATGACCAGCTTTCCTCAAGAAATCATCCGCACTAAG gttgCGGTGGTCAGTGCCTTTGCGCAGACGCTGAGACGTTACACCAGCCTGAACCACCTGGCCCAGGCAGCGCGCGCCGTCCTCCAGAACACCTCACAGATCAACCAGATGCTGTCCGACCTCAACCGGGTCGACTTTGCTAACGTGCAG GAGCAGGCGTCGTGGGTGTGTCAGTGCGACGAGAGCGTGGTTCAGCGTCTGGAGCAGGACTTTAAAGTCACCCTGCAGCAGCAGAGTTCTCTGGACCAGTGGGCCACTTGGCTGGACAATGTGGTCTCTCTGGTTCTCAAGCCCCACCAGGGCAGCCCAAGCTTCCCCAAGGCAGCGCGGCAGTTTCTGCTTAAATGGTCCTTCTACAG CTCCATGGTGATTAGAGACCTGACTCTGCGCAGCGCTGCCAGTTTTGGTTCCTTCCACCTGATCCGCCTGCTGTACGACGAGTACATGTTCTACCTGGTGGAGCACCGCGTGGCTCAGGCAACTGGAGAGACGCCAATCGCTGTCATGGGGGAG TTCAGTGACCTGAGTTCCATGATGCCTTCACTCAtggaaaaag ACGTGTCCTTCTCCGACGAGATGAGCGACCTGGGCAGCGACGCCGACGTGTCCCGGAGCGAGCCGGCCGTCAAGCGGGAGCGCATCGAAATGAGCCACCCTCTGCAGGAGATGTGA